The following DNA comes from Verrucomicrobiia bacterium.
TCGCGCTTTTTAAGATTTGGTTAATTATTCAAGTGCCTATTTGTACGTTTCACAATGATTCGCATACTTATTTAAGAACAGCTAAAATGTTTTGGGCAGATTGGCATATTAGCATTCATCCCAAACGCTCTTTCCTTTATCCCGTTTTGCTGACTTTGTTGGCGTCTTTGCCAGTGCGTTTGAGTTTAACGATTATATGTTTGCAGCAAGCGATAACATTGTTCATTCCTTTGATTGCGGTTCGATTGTTGAAGGAATGGACTTCGTTTTGGCGTTGGCTGGCCTTGCCTTTAGTTTTGTTTTTAGGCCTTAATGTTACGCTTTTATTTTATGGCCATGACATGATTGCCGAAGCTTTCTACGTTACAGCGTTTTGGTTCTTTCTGTGGAAACTTTGGCGTTTTATTTTTGAACCTTCTACCAAGCATTATGAAGGATTGTTGTGGGTAGCATTTTTATGTTTATCACTACGGCCAGATGGAAAAGTCACCGTTCTCATTGCTGGGAGTGCGTTATTTTTATTTGGATGGTCTTGGCTCAAAACAGTTTCTTGTCGTAGTAAAAGTTTTTTGCGCATCTTATTGCCAGCTATTGCTTGTGTAGGGCTGTGGATTGGAACGAGCAAACATGTGACACAGCAGGGTTGGTTGTTTTACTCATCGGTTTTTCCGTTAACGGATTTGGATTCAAAACTTCAACAGGATTATAAAAAGGAGCTCAGACCTTTAGTTGAGTTTTGGCGAGCAAATTTGAAAGATTATCCTGAAAATCAGGGTGTGATTCAGTGGCAACTGGTTAATCCCAAAGGTAAATCGATTGGGCCTTTGTGGGATAAGTTGCGAAGCAAGGGACAAAATTCTAAATTGCATGAGGTGTGTCGACAGTTGGCTGTGGAAGCGGTATTGCACCATCCCATGGGGTTTATGAAATTGTTGGTTTACAAATTATATTTTGTTCTGAACACACCACGCGAATATGCCAGAAAATTTTTGCCAGAAAAAATCGGCGATGAATGGATCGATGAAATGAAAGCGGAACCGGATTATGTTCCTTTGCTGTTAGGATCTCATCAAACTCTTGAGCAATGGATGAACGGATTTTTTGCCCAACGTGGCGTAACGCCGGCGAATCGGGCGTTGTCGATACTGGAACCGATTACAGCGCCGATATGGTGGAGTTGGGCAGGGTTAATTTCGATGATCGGGTGGTGGGTGGCGATACTTCGTTGGCGAGTGAAATTGTTATTTTGGTTTGGGGTTTTAATAGGTTATTTGCTGCTAACTTATACTATTGCCCGAGGGATTCCACGTTATTTATTGCCTTTTGAACCGTTGATGGCGTTGGGATGGGCATTGCTTGTGGCTCAGTTGCAAGAGAGTTATCAACGCCACAAAAAAATGGCATGAACTTTTTGAAAAATCGCGAATGGTGCCAGGCACTGTGGTTGTGTGTGCCAGCTATTGTTTTAGGAGTTGCACTTCGAGTCTTATTGCTTTCTCACATGCCATACGCTTTTTTTCATGATGATACGCGTCATCTTCTTGGCACAGGCGTGAAATGGGTGGAGCAGGGAAGGTGGGATATTAGTGAGCGTCGCACTTTTTTGGTGCCTTTGATTTATGCGATTCCTTTGATTGCCAAATGGCAACTTTTACGTTCGATTGCTCTAGGTCAGCATGCTTTGGGATTGTTGATGGTGATGGAGGTGGGACTGATTTGTTTCTTATGGTTTCGTTATTGGCGATTTTGGATTGTGCCTTTAACACTTATTTTTGCGATTCATCCTTCTTTGCTTTGGTACGAGCATTTGGCGTTGCAAGAATTTTTGTATGTTTTTGGTGCGGTGACGGTCGCGCTAATGAGCACTTGGTTTTATCGTTTCCCTTCTTGGAAAAGTTTTAGTGCTTTATTTATCGCTATTTTTTTGACTGCAGGAGCGCGGCCTGAAGGGAATTTATTTTGTTTTTTAGGATTGGGCATGGTGATAGCGGTTTGGGGGAAGAATTGGAAAACTTTGGCGATTCATTTGGGGGTGGGAATCATGATCTCAGGTTTTATCTTTAAATTAACGCCGACCAATCAAGGAGGAAAATTATTGTTAGCTACGTTGATGCCATTGTTACCAGATCGAACTCTATTTTATCCTGAAGTTGCTGCTGAGTTACAAAACGTCAGGATGAAGGTGAGAGCAAATAAGCCTTGGTTTATTCAAGACATTACTCCGATTCGGAAAAAAACTGAAACGGTGGTGAACGAATATTTGAAACAAAATTTTCGTAAAGAAAAAAGACCCGACACGGATAAGGTTTGTAAACGTTTGGGCGTGGAAACGGGATTAAGATATGGGTATGAGTTGCCGAAGATTGCGTTATATAAGTTTTTGGCTAGCCATCGTGACGCCAAAATACGCGGCAAACCGACCGCATTAGTAGCTGGCTCTTTTGGAGAAGATTGGGTTTACGAAGGACAAACAGCCATTATGTTCAAGGCTTCAGGTGAGCCCTCCAATTCCTGGCATTATTTGCCTTGGCTATTGGGTAAATCTTATCATTCCGCCGAAAATTTACGTGCAGATTTAAAGCAAATTTATCGAGTTTTTCAGCCCGATTTTTTGACCCGGTTTCAAGAGATTTTTTCGAACTTAGTTTTAGGGTGGCATTTGCCTTCATTTTTTTATCAAGGAACTAAATTGCCGGGTTTGCCCATCATTTATTTAGTGGGTTTGGTGGGATTGATTGGGTTGGGATTTCAAAGAAGAAGATTTGTTGTGGTTTGGCTTGCGATGTTAATTTTTTTGGCTTTTGCTATTTATTTGGTGGGAAATATTCGCGCTCGTTTTCGTTTAGTTTTAGAGCCTTTTATTTTTATTAGTTTTTTTGCGTTTTGGGATTGGGTTATTGCGCGGATTCGTCATAATTCTCAAGAGGCATGAATTTAAATCGAAATTTTTTTCAGCGTATTTTTTTATTTGGAGTTGGTGGTGTTTTAACTATTTCCTTTAATATTGCTCTTGTTTCAATTTTCACTGAAGGACTTCATTGGCCCGATATTATTGTTAAATTTACCGGTTGGTCGAAATATATCACTCCAGGTTTAAATTGGTCGTTTAGTTATGCTTATGCGGTGAGTTTGGCGGCGGTGACAGGTTTGGCTTTTTTGTGGAGTTATCACATTAATTTTCGCACTTCTGCTCTATGGCATGATTGTGCGCCGCGATATTTATGTGTCTTGGGTGTGAGTTATTTAGTGAATTGGTGGTTTACGCAAATGTTGGTAGAAAATTTTCCGGGAAGGGAAAAAGTGATTATTATTTTTATGACAATGGTTGTTTCGGGATTAAAATTTTTAGGTTACCACTTTTGGGTTTTTCCGCAAACGACTTTGAATGATTTGAATCAATCCATCAAGTAAAGCCGCTAAATAAAGGATCCAAAAAGGTTCAAAAACAAAGCGAAAACGTTCTTTGGTATTTGCGGTGAGAAAGATAACAAACCAAAGGCCTAGAATCATGAAGCCCCATGATAAGTGAAATAGAAAAAGATCTTTTTTGATGAAAGGTAGTAGGAGAAAGCCAGCAATGGCGATCCAGTAAAAAGGAGTAAGCGGGGGTAGGGTGGAAGGAGTTTCCGAAAATGTGACACCAAAGTTTGTAAAATTACGCCAAGTTTTTTGAAGTTTGAGGAAAGGATTGTCGACGGGAAGTTGGTAGTGATGATGAATAAAATTTTTATACTCATTGAGTTCAACTAACGTTTTTCCAGTGAGTTTTTTAGAGTGTCGAGATAAGATGTTGAAATCGCCTTCGAGAGTTTTGATTTGGCGTTCGACCAGCCATTTGTCGTCAAAGCTGCCCGATGAAATTTTTAGTAGTGTTTGACGGAATTTTTTTGATGCAAGTTCGGGTAATTGCCAAACATTTTTCATGCAGGTTTCGATTGCGATTTTTAGACAAAAACGGTTGATTGCCTTAGAGCTGGAATTGACTTGCTGAGATTGAAGATAGCTTTCCACAGCTTGACTGATTTCTTTTCTTGCAGCTGCCATATTAGAGTAACGGTATTGCCACTCGTTTCTTAAGCGATTGCGTGTTGGCAAAATGTAAGACTCAAAACCTGGCGCGGCATGAATCGAGTCGGGTGTGAGCGTAACGACGGAGGTGTAAAGTAGAAGGCCTGCTTGCGAAGAGCGAGTTAATCGCGAGGTTCCGAATCCTATCAACAGAAGTAAAGCCAGTTGCCAGGCTAATTTTCGCCAAGATCGGTAGGAAATGCAAAGGGTTAACAATAGACCGAAAGCGAAGAAAAGTTTTCCTTCTGGACGAGATCCCGCAGTTAAGAAAAGTGAGAGAATGAAAAAAATAAAATAAGGGGGGTTTTTGTATCGAGCGAAAAGTGTGCCGGCCAAAGCTGTTAAAACGACGCAGAAAACATAATGACTTTCTGCCATGAGAGTGTGTTCATACCAAAGTAAGGTGGGATTTAATGCAGTGAGTAAAGTAGTGATAGGAATTAAAAAGGGCCATTGTTTGAACCAAAGTCGACTTAAAAGTCCAATCATAAGAATTAGGAGTAATCCCAAGGTGTGCTGACCGATGGCAATGGTAGTCAAAGCAGGAAAAGGAAGAAAGAAAGTCAGGGTGTAGAGAATCGGTGTTAAAAAAGTTTTTTTGGGAGCAATATACCAGACGGTTTTTCTTAGAAGGTGATCGGGTGTGGCCAGGAGATCAATCGAATCAGGCTGGATAAAGCAATAGGGCATTTTAACCATTAACCATGCTCGCAGTAGTAGGCCTACAAGAATGGCTGGTAAACAGAGCCAAAGAATACGTTTCCAATCGGGGCAAATTTCTTCTTTTTTTATACTAAACATCATGAATTATTGATCTAACGTTGACTGTTGCGAGATGCAATATTAATAGTGTGAGGTGACTTCAATTTTTAAACGAGGCTGGGTTTCGGTTATCATCGTTTTTTTGATCGCTTTTGTTGCCTCTTTTTTTTATGCGCAAGCGCCTTCGATGGGAGATGATATTGATTATTACGGCTTTGCGTTGCATCGTCATTTTCCTCGATCCGAGTTTCCGCCGGATGATGGGTTTCATTTTTTGCGATGGCCGGTATGGGGTTTGATCTGGTTTTACCAATTTTTTGGTGGCTATGGATGGGCATCGTTTTTGTTTGTGCCTTTTTTTTGTTTGGCGGTGGCTTGTGCGATTGCATTTTTCGTGGGAAAGGAATTAGAAGGACCCGGGGTAGGAGCGTTGGCGGCGCTATTGGTTTTTTTTCATCCTTTGATGGATCCACTTATTACTCGACCGATGCCGGATGTGATGGAATGCGCGTTGGGTGGTCTAGGGTTTTTAATGGTATGGCGATTTTTGTTTGATACAGAAAAGCGTTCCTGGTTGGCGGGTATGGGTTATGGCATGGGGCTAGGCATTTTAATTTTTGTGACTTGGGCAAATCGTCCCACGGGATTGATTTGGGTCATTGCAGTGGGTTTGTTGTCGCTTTTGCGTTGGCGTGAGGTGGGTTGGTTTTGGTTTTTTGCTTTAGCAACTTTTACACTTTGTTTTTTTGTGGAGGCTTGGATTTATCAAAATCTTTTTGGCGATTTTTGGCATAGTTGGCATGCGAATTTAAAAGCCACAGGTCGCAAAGGAACGGAGGCAATAGCTTTTTGGAAATTGCCTTTTCGATTTTTTGACACGTTTGCAGCCGGAGGCGCGTTAAAGTTGCCTTATTTTTTGCTTACGCTTTTCGGATGTTGGATGGTTTGGTTGCAGGGGAAGAAAGGGAAATGGGTGGTAGGTTGGTTTATTTTAATTTATTTAGGGGTTTCGTGTGCGGTGCAATCGATTTTTCCGTTGCGCCCTCTGGTGAGGGATGGAGCCCGATTTTTAGGCGCTGTTGCTTTGCCCGCAGGCATTTTAGCGGCCTTTGGTTTGCGAGGGATATGGAATTTTGCGCTTAAACGAGGGAATTTATTTTTGCGTCGCGGCATGAAAAATGGGGCAGTGATTGGCTTGGTTTTGCTTTTATTTTTAGCGAGCTCTCGCAATCGTTGGAATCCCGATTATTTGCCCGAACTGCGCGCTTGGTTTAAACAGATTCAACCAGGAGAAAAAATCAAGACTCATGGCAATTTTTATGAAGTTGCATTTATCGCGGATGCAAAGAAAGCAAGGCAACTCACGTGGTTTATTTTTGATAGAGGGCAGTTGGCAAAAGAGCCGGATTTATTGAATCCCAATCAGGAAGGTGGTTTGGATCATCTTTTGTTGCATCGGCCGCGTGTGATGGTGACGGTGCGAAAATCGCTGGAAAAAGGAAAAGTTTTTTCTGAGGGGCAGTTGGCGCGAGATTTGTTAAGCGCCGATTCTCGCTGGCAACTTCAAGATGTGTTGTTTCGTTCTTCGGAAACGATTTTAGGCGGGTGGCCGGAATTTTTTTGGTTTCGTCCTGCGCAGACTTCTTATTTTTCGATGGATGTGACAGCTTATACGAGTGAGTTGAATTGGACAGAAAATCCTGAGAGTGAATACGAAAAAAATTTCTTTGAAAAAAAGGGTTCAGGAAAACTTTTTTTTGAAGAGGGCAAGGGACTCGTTTTTGAAAGGGGTTCACCAGGTAAAGTGATTTATCTTTTAACCCGAGCGATTCGTTTGCCTGAGGAGTGGAAAGGACGCATGTTGGATTTGCGGGCTAACACTGTTTCACAAAAAGTTGAGGCTTTAGTTCATTATGTGAGATTTTTGGATGCCAAGGGTCAAGAAATTGAGACACAAGAAATCGAATTTTTTGCGGCGCCCGATGGTTTTTGGGATTTTAGTGCGGTCAAAATTCCTTCTGAGGCGGTATTTGTGCAATGGAAAATTGCTGTGTCCAATTCGTGTCAGGGTTTTGTTTTGAAAGAAATAAAATTACTTTCGGAGTAAACTATTTATTTTACTCTGAATTATTTTGTGATTTTAGTCTATTACTAATCGGTGGTAGTTAGGGTGCCACGATTTCTTTGTAGCTGTCGGGGCGACGATCGCGATAGAATTGCCAGGTGTTGCGCACTTCTTGAATTTGATCGAGATCCATATCCGCAATAACTAATTCTTCTTTATCGCGGCTTGCTTTGGCTAAATATTGACCGCGTGGATTGACGAAGTAGGACTGACCATAGAACTCGCCAATATTCCAAGGCTTTTCGACGCCGACGCGATTGATAGCGCCCAAGAAGTATTGATTGGCCACGGCGTGAGCGGGTTGTTCGATGCTCCAGAGATATTCGCTTAATCCAGCGACTGTGGCAGAGGGATTGAAAACAATTTCTGCACCGTTTAATCCAAGGCAACGTGCGCCATCTGGGAAGTGGCGATCGTAACAAATATAAACACCTACTTTACCTACTGCGGTTTCAAAAACGGGATAACCCATGTTACCAGGACGGAAATAGAATTTTTCCCAAAAACCCGGTAAGCAATGTGGGATATGATTTTTGCGATATTTGCCGAGATATTTACCATCAGAATCGATCACGGCAGCGGTGTTATAATAAACGCCGGTCATATCGACTTCGTAAATAGGAACAACTATGACCATGTTAAGACGTTTCGCGGTTTCGCACATAAGTTGAGTAGTTGGGCCATCGGGAATTTGCTCGGTTAGATCATACCAATGCGTTTTTTGTTCAGCACAAAAGTAAGGACCGTAAAAAAGTTCCTGCATACAAACGACGTTGCAACCCTTTTTCGCTGCTTCTTCGAGAAATCCCATATGTTTCTCGATCATTGCATGTTTAATCGTTTCCACCGGCGCGGTGCCTTCGTGGGTCGTTTTTGTTTGAATCAAACCGCCTCTAACCATTCTAGCCATTATTAACTCCTTTTGAAAATTGTTACTGTTTGCTTACAAAAAAATGAAAGAGGGGTCAATGGGTAAATCATGAAAACTTCGATTTAGTAATTTGAGGTGTCATTTTTGTTGAAATGAAAGATTAGCGCTTGCCATGATGAAGTTTACGATTCTATAATCGCCGTCTTGTTGGAAAATTAAATTGGATTAAATTATTTAGGAGAATTAACTGTTATGCCACTTGCTCCCAAACTTGATGCTGCGTCTGCGGCGAAGAATCTAGATGAAGTTAAACCGCCTTACGCACCGCAAGAAGCGTTAGTAGAAGCGAATCGTTGTTTGTTTTGTTTTGATGCGCCTTGCATCATGGCATGTCCGACGGGGATTGATATTCCTTCTTTTATTAAGAAAATTGCTACGGATAATGTGGTGGGTTCGGCTCGTGTTATTTTAAGTGCTAATATTTTGGGGGCCAGTTGTGCGCGGGTATGTCCGACAGAGGTTTTGTGCGAAGGAGCTTGTGTAATGTTAGATAAAGAAAAAGAGCCGATTAAAATTGGGCGCTTACAACGTTACGCCACCGATCATGTTTTTAATAACAATATTAAATTGTTTCAACCGACCAAAAAGAAGGTTGGCAAAAAAGTGGCTGTGATTGGTGCGGGTCCTGCCGGTTTGGGGTGCGCGGCGGAGTTAGCGCAGATGGGTTATGATGTGACCATTTTTGAAAAACGGGAAAAAGGTGGTGGGCTGAACACGTTTGGGATTGCTTATTATAAGATGAAGCCCGAAGTGAGCTTGGAAGAAGTTGCGCTGGTGGAAAGTTTAGGCGTGGAAATTCGCTATAGCGTCGAAGTTGGTAAGGATATTTCTGTTGAAGAATTGGATAAAAAATTTGATGCGATTTTCTTGGGCGTAGGTTTAGGTGACACACAAAAGCTAGGTATTCCCGGTGAAGACGCCAAAGGTGTGGTGGATGCGTTGGAGTTTATTGAGCAAATTCATACTCAACCCTTACATAAAGTGCCGGTGGGCGATCGTGTGGCTGTGGTGGGTTGTGGTAACACGGCGATTGATGCCAGCACGCAATCCAAGCGATTGGGCGCATCGCATGTGCATGTGATTTATCGTCGTGGTGAAAAGGAAATGCCGGCTTACGATTTTGAATATGAGTTGGCTAAGAGCGATGGTGTGGAGTTTCTCTTTAACACTTTGCCTTTGGAAGTTCTCAAAGATAACGCGGGTAATGTGCGAGGTATGAAACTCGCAAAAACTCGTGTGGCTGCGGGTAAAGTTGAAGTGATTCCAGGCAGTGAATATGAAGAAGTATTCGACATGATTATTCCTGCGGTGGGTCAAGAAAAGCAGAAGAGTTGGATTCAAAAGGTTTTTCCTAAGCTCGAAATTGATAAGAAAGGCGTGATTATTAATGATCCGCAAACCAAGCAAACTTCGGAAAAGAAAATTTTCTGTGGTGGCGATTGCGCGAATGGTGGTCGTGAAGTGGTGAATGCCGTGGGTGAGGGTAAAAAAGCTGCGTTAGGCATCCATAATTTTTTAATGGGCGAAAAAGTCGATAGCGAAGTGCAACCTTCACGTCATGGCTTAAAGGAAGGGCGTCCTACAGGTTCAGGTCTTCGTAATCCGGTTCGCGCCCCAGAGTTGGAAGAGGCTTATTTTTCAACCAATGGCAATGGTAACGGTCACAAAAAAGCTTAAGAAAAATGGAGAAACGAAAGTAAACGGAGAAAATTATGGCAGATTTAAGTATTAATTTAGCTGGGATCAAATCGCCGAATCCTTTTTGGATTGCTTCGGGACCTCCAGGCAACACGGGTTATCAATGCGAACGCGCGTTCGACTCCGGTTGGGGCGGCGTGGTTTGGAAAACGATTGGCGAACCGATTGTGAACGTGAGTTCGCGCTATTCGGCTTTGAATTATGGTCAAACCCGCATGATTGGTTTGAATAACATTGAGTTGATTAGCGATCGCTCGCCCGAAACTAATTTTAAAGAGATCTATAATGTTAAAAAGAAATGGCCGAATCATGCTGTGATTGCTTCGCTCATGGTTGACACGCGTGAGCGTTGGCATGAGTTTGTACAACGCTCTATTGATTCTGGCGCAGATGGGATTGAGCTTAATTTTGGTTGTCCGCACGGTATGTGCGAACGTGGCATGGGCTCGGCGGTTGGTCAACAACCCAAAGTGGCTGAAACGATTGTCGGTTGGGTGATGGAAGCCGCCTCAGGAAAAATTCCTGTGATTGTGAAGTTGACGCCTAACATTACCGATGTGACTCAAGCTGCGCGCGCGGCAAAACGTGCGGGTGGTAATGCGATTTCATTGATCAACACGATCAACAGTATCACACAGGTGAATCTCGACACGTTTGTGCCAGAGCCTTATGTGAATGGTCAAAGTTCGCATGGTGGTTATTGTGGGCCTGCGGTAAAACCGATTGCTTTGAATATGGTGCAAAGTTGCGCGGAAGATCCTGAAGTTCAGTTGCCCATTTCCGGTATTGGTGGCATTTCGAATTGGCGCGATGCTGCGGAGTTTATTGCGCTTGGTTCGA
Coding sequences within:
- a CDS encoding acyltransferase — protein: MARMVRGGLIQTKTTHEGTAPVETIKHAMIEKHMGFLEEAAKKGCNVVCMQELFYGPYFCAEQKTHWYDLTEQIPDGPTTQLMCETAKRLNMVIVVPIYEVDMTGVYYNTAAVIDSDGKYLGKYRKNHIPHCLPGFWEKFYFRPGNMGYPVFETAVGKVGVYICYDRHFPDGARCLGLNGAEIVFNPSATVAGLSEYLWSIEQPAHAVANQYFLGAINRVGVEKPWNIGEFYGQSYFVNPRGQYLAKASRDKEELVIADMDLDQIQEVRNTWQFYRDRRPDSYKEIVAP
- a CDS encoding NAD(P)-dependent oxidoreductase, with product MPLAPKLDAASAAKNLDEVKPPYAPQEALVEANRCLFCFDAPCIMACPTGIDIPSFIKKIATDNVVGSARVILSANILGASCARVCPTEVLCEGACVMLDKEKEPIKIGRLQRYATDHVFNNNIKLFQPTKKKVGKKVAVIGAGPAGLGCAAELAQMGYDVTIFEKREKGGGLNTFGIAYYKMKPEVSLEEVALVESLGVEIRYSVEVGKDISVEELDKKFDAIFLGVGLGDTQKLGIPGEDAKGVVDALEFIEQIHTQPLHKVPVGDRVAVVGCGNTAIDASTQSKRLGASHVHVIYRRGEKEMPAYDFEYELAKSDGVEFLFNTLPLEVLKDNAGNVRGMKLAKTRVAAGKVEVIPGSEYEEVFDMIIPAVGQEKQKSWIQKVFPKLEIDKKGVIINDPQTKQTSEKKIFCGGDCANGGREVVNAVGEGKKAALGIHNFLMGEKVDSEVQPSRHGLKEGRPTGSGLRNPVRAPELEEAYFSTNGNGNGHKKA
- the preA gene encoding NAD-dependent dihydropyrimidine dehydrogenase subunit PreA, encoding MADLSINLAGIKSPNPFWIASGPPGNTGYQCERAFDSGWGGVVWKTIGEPIVNVSSRYSALNYGQTRMIGLNNIELISDRSPETNFKEIYNVKKKWPNHAVIASLMVDTRERWHEFVQRSIDSGADGIELNFGCPHGMCERGMGSAVGQQPKVAETIVGWVMEAASGKIPVIVKLTPNITDVTQAARAAKRAGGNAISLINTINSITQVNLDTFVPEPYVNGQSSHGGYCGPAVKPIALNMVQSCAEDPEVQLPISGIGGISNWRDAAEFIALGSTSVQVCTAVMHYGFRIVEDMAEGLSNYLDSKGFKSVNELRGKAIHSLNRWENLNLNFKRVAQIDYDKCIGCNLCFIACEDGAHQCIDLVSPNGQGLGPGRLPGKPIPQIRQEDCVGCNLCSLVCPVDDCIEMVTIETGRPFFSWKEYQTKLAKGEMQPIPPHP